One window of the Terriglobales bacterium genome contains the following:
- a CDS encoding glycerophosphodiester phosphodiesterase produces MKRAQRPLLLGHRGARKAAPENTLAAFDLALAHGCDGFEFDVRRTADGEAVVVHDATVAGMEVAATAYEQLRQAVGGKEGPPTLEQVLARYAARAVLDIEVKVRGLEERVARLLRQYPPQREYVISSFQPEVLVALRLQQADLPLGYISDRAYALVAWPKLPVQYVMLHLDLLTQKRLEKLQVAGKKVFVWTVNETRDMVRLAEAGVDAIISDDTELLVRTMKLPR; encoded by the coding sequence GTGAAACGCGCGCAGCGACCCTTGCTGCTCGGGCATCGCGGGGCCCGGAAGGCCGCTCCCGAGAACACGCTGGCGGCGTTCGACCTGGCTCTGGCCCACGGGTGTGACGGCTTTGAGTTCGACGTCCGCCGCACGGCCGACGGCGAGGCGGTCGTGGTGCATGATGCGACCGTGGCCGGGATGGAAGTCGCCGCCACCGCATATGAGCAGTTGCGGCAAGCGGTGGGCGGCAAAGAAGGGCCGCCCACGCTCGAGCAAGTGCTGGCGCGTTACGCGGCCCGAGCGGTCCTCGATATCGAGGTGAAGGTCCGCGGACTCGAGGAGCGCGTAGCCAGGCTGCTGCGCCAATATCCACCGCAGAGGGAGTACGTAATCTCGTCGTTCCAACCGGAAGTGCTGGTGGCGCTGCGGCTGCAGCAGGCCGACCTTCCGCTGGGGTACATCAGCGACCGCGCCTACGCCCTGGTGGCGTGGCCCAAGCTGCCGGTACAGTACGTGATGCTGCATCTCGACCTGCTGACTCAGAAGCGCCTGGAGAAGCTGCAAGTCGCGGGGAAGAAGGTCTTCGTGTGGACAGTGAACGAAACGAGAGACATGGTACGGCTGGCGGAAGCAGGGGTGGACGCCATCATCTCAGACGACACGGAGTTGCTGGTCAGGACAAT
- the bshC gene encoding bacillithiol biosynthesis cysteine-adding enzyme BshC, whose translation MSTDCLPYSTIPHTSRLFAEYTSNHEAVREFYPRPPFSRNWLAEEARTIRYDTERRQRVADVLQRQNREWGASKATLESLARFRAGAAAVVTGQQVGLFGGPLFSIYKALTAIRLAVEESQAGADCIPIFWLATEDHDLAEVNHVTLLNAEGDLERIETSSRGGENAPVGSIRLGAEIEEAVRAASRVLGDSEACEFLRESYRPGETLGGAFARLFSRLFRDSGIVLVDASDPELHRIAEPVLRAAAVAAADLDRALLERNKALEARGFHAQVKVTPESTLLFHLQGGARLPVHRGNGGFQAGRQKMSPDELAKRITEHPEEFSANVLLRPVVEDYLLPTVAYVGGPAEVAYFAQAAVVYEELLGRVTPVVPRFSATLVEPRIQRLLGRYQVGLADTFHGVEHLREALAKRCIPPDLAAHFDSASDALTASLDAISASLKQLDPTLVAAATKARSKMTHQLERLRGRAARAQLRRNQEIVRHAGQLNNSLYPHKALQEREIGGITYVARYGTGLLLRLYDAAQLGCAGHQMINL comes from the coding sequence GTGTCGACGGACTGTCTGCCCTACAGCACGATCCCCCACACGTCGCGCCTGTTCGCAGAGTATACCTCGAATCACGAGGCGGTACGGGAGTTCTACCCGCGACCTCCGTTTTCCAGGAATTGGCTGGCGGAGGAGGCGAGGACAATCCGTTACGACACGGAGCGGCGCCAGCGGGTGGCCGACGTTCTGCAGCGCCAGAACCGAGAGTGGGGCGCGTCGAAGGCGACGCTGGAAAGCCTGGCGCGCTTCCGCGCCGGGGCCGCGGCGGTGGTCACCGGGCAACAGGTGGGATTGTTCGGCGGGCCACTGTTTTCGATCTACAAGGCGCTGACGGCCATCCGACTGGCGGTGGAAGAGTCGCAGGCCGGGGCTGACTGCATCCCAATTTTCTGGCTCGCCACCGAGGATCACGACCTGGCCGAGGTGAATCACGTCACCTTGCTCAATGCCGAGGGAGACCTGGAACGGATTGAGACCTCGTCGCGGGGCGGCGAGAACGCACCCGTCGGTTCGATACGACTGGGCGCCGAAATCGAAGAAGCCGTGCGGGCGGCGAGCCGCGTGCTGGGAGATTCGGAGGCCTGCGAGTTCCTTCGCGAAAGCTACCGGCCAGGGGAGACCCTGGGCGGGGCGTTCGCGCGCCTGTTCTCGCGGCTGTTCCGCGACTCCGGGATCGTGCTGGTGGATGCTTCCGATCCGGAACTGCATCGCATCGCGGAGCCGGTGCTGCGAGCGGCGGCGGTGGCTGCGGCCGACCTTGACCGGGCGCTGCTCGAGCGCAACAAGGCACTGGAAGCCCGCGGCTTCCATGCGCAGGTGAAGGTGACGCCCGAGTCCACCCTCCTGTTTCATCTGCAGGGCGGGGCGCGGTTGCCGGTGCACCGGGGGAATGGGGGGTTCCAGGCGGGCCGGCAGAAGATGAGCCCGGATGAATTGGCGAAGCGCATCACCGAGCATCCGGAAGAGTTCAGCGCCAACGTGCTGCTGCGGCCGGTGGTGGAGGATTACCTGCTACCCACCGTGGCCTACGTCGGAGGTCCGGCAGAGGTGGCGTACTTCGCGCAGGCGGCGGTGGTCTATGAAGAGTTGCTGGGGCGGGTGACGCCGGTGGTGCCACGCTTCAGCGCGACCCTGGTCGAACCACGCATCCAGCGATTGTTAGGCCGCTACCAGGTGGGCCTGGCGGATACGTTCCACGGTGTGGAGCACCTGCGCGAGGCCCTAGCCAAACGATGTATCCCGCCCGACCTGGCTGCGCACTTTGACTCCGCCTCCGATGCCCTTACTGCATCGCTCGACGCCATCTCCGCTTCCCTGAAACAACTGGATCCCACGCTGGTGGCGGCCGCTACAAAAGCCCGGTCCAAGATGACGCACCAACTGGAGCGATTGCGAGGACGCGCAGCACGCGCCCAGTTGCGTCGCAATCAGGAGATCGTGCGGCATGCCGGGCAGCTCAACAATTCGCTCTATCCGCACAAGGCGCTGCAGGAGCGGGAGATCGGCGGGATCACCTATGTGGCGCGCTACGGCACGGGTTTGCTGCTCAGACTGTATGACGCCGCGCAGTTGGGATGCGCTGGGCATCAAATGATCAACCTGTAG
- a CDS encoding VWA domain-containing protein, whose product MAVCLISIALVVHGTPLLQGDRQARPEPAQFRTAAELVLVPVVVLDKNRKHVSGLTAADFEITEKGKVQKIATFEEVTASKDVSRLVIRHRPGEFTNAAASGAPTAKQLIIIVVDLVNTGFTDQARGRHAMIEYLSSTLVPGSPIALLVMHRNGVRLVHDFTQDPALIVAAVRRIKGETPPGTAPGRSLPVALVGTGPSLPEGEAPAVTSPDAYRPPTEQQVADSANRFLTMMTSPDAGLSEYERFTSLELTMDAFQHIARTFAMVPGRKSLIWATGSFPFILLEARDILDSRQAAIYERTFKALNDANIAVYPVDIRGLAGSSFGDIRGCTSCGGLGFSTVGVRDIQTNDYTLHSSLSTLDTVAEMTGGQAFYNTNDLPGSFREAANESASYYMLGYYLTQKVSKAEWRPLKVRVLRPDLKVRARNGFFALPEKPGDPGRDLELVTALRSPLDYNALPVTVRWTGIDNKSGGGKRNARFEIVLDAGVASVAESDSNHLSLEFAGVARSQKGETSGQFRKGYDANLSPEALEQIRGSGITYNGAIALPAGEYSVRFVVRDNISGRMGSVLAPLAVP is encoded by the coding sequence ATGGCTGTTTGTCTTATCTCCATCGCCTTAGTCGTGCACGGCACTCCATTGCTGCAGGGCGACCGTCAAGCTCGTCCGGAGCCGGCTCAGTTTCGCACCGCGGCGGAGCTGGTTCTGGTTCCGGTGGTCGTCCTGGACAAGAACCGGAAACACGTTTCCGGCCTGACCGCCGCCGACTTTGAAATAACGGAAAAGGGCAAGGTTCAGAAGATCGCCACCTTCGAGGAGGTCACTGCCTCCAAGGACGTGTCACGCCTTGTGATCCGGCATCGCCCGGGAGAGTTCACCAACGCGGCGGCCAGCGGAGCACCAACCGCCAAGCAGCTCATCATCATTGTCGTGGATCTTGTGAACACCGGCTTCACGGACCAGGCTCGAGGTCGCCACGCGATGATCGAGTATCTTTCCTCCACCTTGGTTCCCGGCTCGCCGATTGCCCTCCTGGTCATGCACCGTAACGGAGTGCGTCTGGTCCACGACTTCACTCAGGATCCCGCGCTCATCGTCGCCGCCGTACGCCGCATCAAGGGCGAAACTCCTCCCGGGACGGCACCGGGCCGTTCCCTGCCCGTTGCCTTGGTCGGAACTGGACCAAGCCTTCCCGAGGGCGAGGCTCCGGCCGTCACTTCCCCGGACGCCTACCGACCTCCGACCGAACAGCAGGTAGCCGACTCCGCCAACCGCTTCCTCACCATGATGACCAGTCCCGATGCCGGGCTCTCGGAATACGAGCGCTTCACCTCTCTGGAACTCACCATGGATGCCTTCCAGCATATTGCGCGTACTTTCGCCATGGTTCCTGGTCGCAAGTCCCTGATTTGGGCCACGGGCAGCTTCCCCTTCATTCTGCTGGAAGCCCGCGACATCCTCGACAGCCGCCAGGCCGCCATATACGAGCGCACTTTCAAGGCCCTTAACGACGCCAACATTGCCGTCTATCCCGTGGATATCCGCGGGCTGGCTGGCTCTTCTTTCGGCGACATTCGCGGCTGCACAAGCTGTGGTGGGCTGGGTTTCAGCACTGTAGGCGTACGCGACATCCAGACAAACGACTACACCCTCCACTCCAGCCTCAGCACTCTGGATACCGTGGCTGAAATGACCGGCGGCCAGGCCTTCTACAACACCAATGACCTCCCCGGATCCTTCCGCGAAGCAGCGAACGAGTCCGCCTCTTACTACATGCTTGGCTATTACCTTACTCAGAAAGTCAGCAAGGCGGAATGGCGCCCGCTCAAGGTGAGGGTCCTGCGGCCGGATCTCAAGGTTCGTGCCCGCAACGGATTCTTCGCCCTGCCCGAAAAGCCCGGCGATCCCGGACGCGACTTGGAGTTAGTCACCGCCTTGCGCAGTCCCCTTGACTATAACGCCCTTCCCGTCACCGTGCGTTGGACGGGCATTGACAACAAATCCGGTGGAGGCAAGCGCAACGCGCGCTTCGAGATCGTCCTCGACGCCGGAGTCGCATCGGTGGCCGAGTCCGACAGCAATCACCTGAGCCTCGAGTTTGCCGGGGTGGCACGAAGTCAGAAGGGAGAAACCTCTGGCCAGTTCCGCAAGGGTTACGACGCCAATCTTTCCCCTGAGGCGCTCGAGCAAATCCGTGGCAGCGGCATTACCTACAACGGTGCCATTGCACTCCCAGCCGGCGAGTACAGCGTGCGCTTCGTCGTCCGTGACAATATCTCCGGCCGCATGGGGAGCGTCCTTGCCCCCCTGGCCGTTCCCTGA
- a CDS encoding STAS domain-containing protein, with the protein MALKLSVKKVGDVAVVYCNGRIVFGDEASELREKVKALIAESSKIVLNLGGVSYIDSGGLGTLVGLYTSARGASGDIRLANLTQRVRDQLAITKLVTVFESFDSEDAAVASFAKAAS; encoded by the coding sequence ATGGCCTTGAAGCTGAGTGTCAAGAAAGTGGGCGATGTCGCGGTCGTCTACTGCAACGGTCGCATCGTCTTCGGCGACGAAGCCTCCGAACTGCGGGAGAAGGTGAAGGCCCTGATCGCCGAATCCTCGAAGATCGTGCTCAACCTGGGCGGCGTCAGCTACATCGATAGCGGTGGCCTCGGGACGCTGGTCGGGCTGTACACTTCGGCGCGCGGCGCCAGTGGCGACATCCGGCTGGCCAATCTCACGCAGCGGGTGCGCGACCAGTTGGCCATCACCAAGCTGGTGACGGTGTTCGAATCGTTCGACAGCGAAGACGCGGCGGTCGCCTCCTTCGCCAAAGCGGCTTCGTAA
- the dnaX gene encoding DNA polymerase III subunit gamma/tau, translating to MSYQVLARKYRPQRFADVIGQEHVTRTLENAIAQQRIAHGYIFSGHRGIGKTTVARILAMCLNCRSFPQPTPDPCGACESCTEIRAGGSVDVIEIDAATNRGIDEIRELRDAVRYRPARDRFKVYILDEAHQITDAAFNALLKTLEEPPGHVIFMLATTQPEDIPQTIRSRCQHFSFHAVRFADMVSQLRDIAKREGLAADDDALALLAEAGDGSMRDALSLMDQAVASTGGRITAESVRGLVGWVSSDIFEQLLNSVARNSAEEVLRLADRVLTEGHNPAHLTRQLVRFLRNCIVAKVAGEDPGLLQVAPDEARRVLRVAALFSEEDLTRFLQILLRTHGELSYKREQRFHLELGLLKLVHAQRLLPLEEMLSGAEAAPRAAGEGKPRAAVAPARSAPPPEPPSRPRSVSPFEADRARKQSAPKEEMSSSSAAVAVAERTAPGPEGDVRAAVVSALEQGSQRMVASMLDAGEWTLSQEEIVVRVTGSAKMAELALNGEVRRIATAAAARAAGRPLKLRVEGSGAANGSASTAAAPANSEPAANGRARATKDPIVRRMQEKFGAEIRSVIDHREKRR from the coding sequence ATGAGCTACCAGGTGCTGGCGCGCAAGTACCGCCCGCAGCGGTTCGCGGACGTCATCGGGCAGGAGCACGTCACGCGCACGCTCGAGAACGCCATCGCGCAGCAGCGCATCGCGCACGGCTACATCTTCAGCGGACACCGCGGCATCGGCAAGACCACGGTGGCGCGCATCCTGGCCATGTGCCTGAACTGCCGGTCGTTCCCGCAGCCCACGCCCGATCCCTGCGGCGCCTGCGAATCGTGCACCGAGATCCGCGCCGGGGGAAGCGTGGACGTAATCGAGATCGATGCCGCCACCAACCGCGGCATCGACGAGATCCGCGAACTGCGCGACGCCGTCCGTTACCGCCCGGCGCGCGACCGCTTCAAGGTCTACATCCTCGACGAGGCCCACCAGATCACCGATGCCGCCTTCAACGCCCTGCTGAAGACGCTGGAAGAGCCGCCCGGGCACGTCATCTTCATGCTGGCCACGACGCAGCCGGAGGACATTCCGCAGACCATCCGCTCGCGCTGCCAGCACTTCAGCTTCCACGCCGTGCGTTTTGCGGACATGGTCAGCCAGTTGCGCGACATTGCAAAGCGGGAGGGCCTGGCGGCCGACGACGACGCCCTGGCCCTGCTGGCCGAAGCGGGCGACGGCTCCATGCGCGACGCGCTCTCGCTGATGGACCAGGCCGTGGCCTCGACCGGCGGCCGCATCACCGCCGAATCCGTGCGCGGACTGGTGGGCTGGGTTTCCTCCGACATCTTCGAGCAGCTACTGAATTCAGTCGCGCGCAACTCCGCTGAAGAAGTGCTGCGGCTGGCCGACCGGGTGTTGACCGAAGGCCACAATCCCGCCCACCTGACGCGGCAACTGGTGCGCTTCCTGCGCAACTGCATCGTGGCCAAAGTGGCGGGCGAAGACCCTGGGTTGCTGCAGGTGGCTCCCGACGAAGCCCGGCGCGTGCTGCGCGTGGCGGCGCTCTTCAGCGAAGAGGACCTCACGCGCTTCCTGCAGATTCTGCTGCGCACGCACGGCGAACTCAGCTACAAGCGCGAGCAGCGCTTCCACCTCGAGCTGGGACTGCTGAAGCTGGTGCACGCGCAACGCCTGCTGCCCCTCGAGGAAATGCTGAGTGGCGCGGAGGCTGCACCCCGAGCCGCCGGCGAAGGGAAACCACGGGCGGCCGTTGCTCCGGCGCGCTCAGCGCCACCGCCTGAGCCGCCCTCACGACCGCGGAGCGTCTCACCCTTCGAGGCCGACCGTGCGCGCAAGCAGAGTGCGCCGAAGGAAGAAATGTCCTCGTCATCTGCTGCCGTGGCGGTGGCGGAGCGGACCGCGCCCGGCCCTGAGGGCGATGTGCGCGCAGCGGTGGTCAGCGCACTCGAACAAGGGAGCCAGCGCATGGTGGCCTCCATGCTCGACGCCGGCGAGTGGACTCTGTCGCAGGAGGAAATCGTTGTCCGCGTGACGGGTTCGGCCAAGATGGCGGAGCTGGCGCTGAACGGCGAAGTCCGCCGCATCGCGACGGCCGCTGCGGCGCGCGCCGCCGGACGCCCGCTGAAGCTGCGCGTCGAAGGCTCGGGCGCGGCCAACGGCTCGGCGTCCACCGCCGCCGCTCCCGCAAACAGCGAGCCTGCCGCCAACGGCCGCGCTCGGGCGACCAAAGACCCGATCGTGCGCCGCATGCAGGAGAAGTTCGGGGCGGAGATCCGCAGCGTCATCGACCACCGGGAGAAGCGCCGTTGA
- a CDS encoding YbaB/EbfC family nucleoid-associated protein has protein sequence MKFDPGQLQEMLTLAREKYAELQKKMEETVVEASAGGGAVTVRMNGRKQLLSLAIDPEAVRSGDVEMLQDLVLAAVNEAARKAEEAMKKGMGLGGMLGIGD, from the coding sequence TTGAAGTTCGACCCCGGCCAGCTCCAGGAAATGCTCACGCTGGCGCGGGAGAAATACGCCGAACTGCAGAAGAAGATGGAAGAGACCGTGGTCGAAGCCTCCGCCGGCGGCGGCGCCGTCACTGTGCGCATGAACGGCCGCAAGCAGCTCCTGAGCCTGGCCATCGATCCCGAGGCGGTGCGCTCCGGCGACGTCGAGATGCTGCAGGACCTGGTGCTTGCCGCCGTGAATGAGGCCGCCCGCAAGGCGGAAGAAGCCATGAAAAAAGGCATGGGGCTGGGAGGGATGCTGGGAATTGGTGATTGA
- the recR gene encoding recombination mediator RecR, translating into MSSFAEPLARLIEELKKLPGIGAKSAQRLAFHILRAEAGDAEALAGAIHDVKEKLRLCSRCNNITDVDPCVYCSSATRNPRLVCVVEEPTNIAAIEKTQHYNGVYHVLHGSLSPLHGVGPEQLRTANLLKRIEAGEVDEVILATNPTVEGEATAVYLARQLKRPGLKVTRIATGIPAGSDLEYVDEVSVLKAMEGRREM; encoded by the coding sequence GTGTCTAGTTTTGCCGAACCGCTGGCCCGCCTGATCGAGGAGCTGAAGAAGTTGCCGGGCATTGGCGCGAAGAGCGCGCAGCGGCTGGCCTTCCACATCCTGCGCGCGGAGGCCGGGGACGCCGAGGCGCTGGCCGGCGCCATCCATGACGTCAAGGAAAAGCTGCGGCTGTGCTCGCGGTGCAACAACATCACCGACGTCGATCCCTGCGTGTATTGCTCGAGCGCCACCCGCAACCCGCGCCTGGTGTGCGTGGTGGAGGAGCCCACCAATATTGCCGCCATCGAGAAGACCCAGCACTACAACGGCGTGTATCACGTGCTGCACGGGTCGCTCTCGCCTCTGCACGGCGTAGGTCCGGAGCAGTTGCGTACCGCCAACCTGCTGAAGCGCATCGAGGCAGGTGAGGTGGACGAAGTGATCCTGGCGACAAACCCCACGGTCGAAGGCGAGGCCACGGCGGTCTATCTGGCGCGCCAGCTCAAGCGTCCGGGGCTCAAGGTGACGCGCATCGCTACCGGCATTCCCGCCGGCAGCGACCTGGAGTACGTGGACGAAGTCTCGGTGCTGAAGGCGATGGAGGGGCGGCGGGAGATGTAG
- a CDS encoding group I intron-associated PD-(D/E)XK endonuclease has product MSRRSLPKAQGDAAESLFLHRAISLGLTVSKPWGDNSKYDFIVDNGRRLIRVQVRSVSLPQDDAFRVSTGCGNRSKIPYTPADIDLLAAYVEPHHAWYLIPVETFAPVTSIWLFPHRTSSRSHRFERFREAWDLLKE; this is encoded by the coding sequence ATGTCCCGTCGCAGCCTGCCCAAAGCCCAGGGCGACGCCGCCGAGAGCCTGTTCTTGCACCGCGCTATCTCTCTCGGCCTCACCGTCTCCAAGCCTTGGGGCGACAACTCGAAGTACGACTTCATCGTCGATAACGGTCGGCGCCTCATCCGCGTCCAGGTCCGCTCCGTCTCCCTGCCGCAGGACGACGCCTTCCGCGTCTCCACCGGCTGCGGCAACCGCTCCAAGATCCCCTACACCCCTGCGGACATCGACCTGCTCGCCGCCTACGTCGAGCCCCACCACGCGTGGTACCTCATCCCCGTCGAGACCTTCGCGCCTGTCACGTCCATCTGGCTCTTCCCGCACCGCACCAGCAGTCGCAGCCACCGTTTCGAACGCTTCCGCGAGGCGTGGGATTTGCTGAAGGAATAG
- the dps gene encoding DNA protection during starvation protein, which yields MAKVARDLVQRAGIDLNKLLDMLVRNAAAELTTFYYYTILRVNLIGLDGEGLKEITEDARIEDRNHFEALVPRIYELGGKLPAKMNDFHDISACPPASLPKNPKDIKAMLKVLVNAERCAVHGYTQICNYTAGKDHRTYDLALAILHEEVEHEAWFSEFLGEGPSGHFRRSGTGSERNSPYVSKFLPH from the coding sequence ATGGCTAAAGTCGCTCGCGATCTGGTGCAGAGGGCCGGTATCGACCTGAACAAGCTGCTGGACATGCTGGTGCGCAACGCCGCCGCCGAACTCACCACTTTCTATTACTACACTATCCTGCGCGTGAACCTGATCGGGCTCGACGGCGAAGGCCTGAAAGAGATCACCGAAGATGCGCGCATCGAAGACCGTAACCACTTCGAGGCGCTGGTGCCGCGCATCTACGAGCTGGGCGGCAAGCTGCCCGCGAAGATGAACGATTTCCACGACATCTCCGCCTGCCCGCCCGCCTCGCTGCCCAAGAACCCCAAGGACATCAAGGCCATGCTCAAAGTGCTGGTCAACGCCGAGCGCTGCGCCGTGCACGGCTACACGCAGATCTGCAACTACACCGCGGGCAAGGACCATCGCACCTACGATCTGGCGCTGGCCATCCTGCACGAGGAGGTCGAGCACGAAGCCTGGTTCTCGGAATTCCTGGGCGAAGGCCCTTCGGGCCACTTCCGCCGCTCGGGAACCGGCTCAGAGCGCAACTCGCCCTACGTGTCGAAGTTCCTGCCGCACTGA
- a CDS encoding FdhF/YdeP family oxidoreductase — protein MRDLVPFGLAYPNKPRHFREMARAAWENRDHLGYAWRILNHGVCDGCSLGPYGLKDNVISGVHLCMTRLNLLRLNTMPAAPDAALADIDVLRSMSNEELHKLGRLAYPMVLRRGDRGFRRVTWDQAMDVIAGELHGIPPERMGFFATSRGLTNEAYYTFQKLPRLLGTNNVDLCARLCHAASVYGLKQTLGVGAPTCSLSDFIGAELLILFGTDLANNQPVTTKYMHYARKQGTRIMVVNPYREPGLERYWIPSVASSALFGSRLMDDFFQVRVGGDIAFLNGVMKVIVEQGMENREFIARQTCGFEELAAHLRALSWPAIEEGSGIARPEIERFARMYGQAKTAVLCYSMGLTQHRFGVENVKAIADLALIRGNLGREKCGIMPIRGHSGVQGGGECGVDPDKFPGGFEVNAENARRFSELWQAPVPASTGLKTGQMIEAAHAGQLDALYTIGGNLLETMQDRYFVMEALRRVRVRIHQDIVLNTYSTFEGGEVLVVLPAQTRYESGGTSTSTERRIRYSPPIRGPRMGEARPEWEIPCLIARRLMPQRAAQFAYATDADVRREMAAAMPIYAGIEKLSNEGDWVQWGGPQLFTEGFQKMPGGRARFVPVSIPEVGVPPGKFYVTTRRGRQFNSMTFGPSDPLTGGQRDDIFINPRDAARLGINEGDIILLRSNTGEFAGNARFADIREGNLQAYWPECNVLIERRYDPVSSEPDYNAVVDVIPIAATKPAQRAG, from the coding sequence GTGCGTGACCTGGTCCCCTTCGGCCTGGCCTATCCCAACAAGCCGCGTCACTTCCGCGAGATGGCTCGCGCCGCCTGGGAGAACCGCGACCATCTCGGCTACGCCTGGCGCATCCTCAACCACGGCGTCTGCGACGGCTGCTCGCTCGGCCCCTACGGCCTGAAGGACAACGTCATCTCCGGCGTCCACCTGTGCATGACCCGCCTGAACCTGCTGCGCCTGAACACCATGCCGGCGGCGCCGGATGCCGCCCTGGCCGATATCGACGTCCTGCGCTCCATGTCCAACGAAGAGCTGCACAAGCTCGGCCGCCTCGCCTATCCCATGGTGCTCCGTCGCGGCGACCGCGGCTTCCGCCGCGTCACCTGGGACCAGGCCATGGACGTCATCGCCGGGGAACTCCACGGTATCCCGCCCGAGCGCATGGGCTTCTTCGCCACCTCGCGCGGCCTCACCAACGAGGCGTACTACACCTTCCAGAAGCTGCCGCGGCTTTTGGGTACCAACAACGTGGACCTGTGCGCGCGTCTCTGCCACGCCGCCAGCGTCTACGGATTGAAGCAGACGCTCGGCGTCGGCGCGCCTACGTGCTCACTCTCCGACTTTATTGGCGCCGAACTCCTCATCCTGTTCGGCACCGACCTCGCCAACAACCAGCCGGTCACCACCAAGTACATGCATTACGCGCGCAAACAGGGAACGCGCATCATGGTCGTCAACCCGTACCGCGAGCCCGGCCTGGAGCGTTACTGGATCCCCTCCGTCGCCTCCAGCGCCCTGTTCGGCTCGCGCCTGATGGACGATTTCTTCCAGGTCCGCGTCGGCGGCGACATCGCCTTCCTCAACGGCGTCATGAAGGTCATCGTCGAACAAGGCATGGAGAACCGCGAGTTCATCGCCCGGCAGACCTGCGGTTTCGAGGAGCTGGCCGCGCATCTGCGCGCGCTCTCCTGGCCTGCTATCGAGGAAGGCTCTGGCATCGCGCGCCCCGAGATCGAGCGCTTCGCGCGCATGTACGGCCAGGCGAAGACCGCCGTCCTCTGCTACTCCATGGGGCTCACGCAGCATCGCTTCGGCGTGGAGAACGTCAAGGCCATCGCCGACCTCGCTCTCATCCGCGGCAACCTCGGCCGCGAGAAGTGCGGCATCATGCCCATCCGCGGCCACAGCGGCGTGCAGGGCGGCGGCGAGTGCGGCGTCGATCCCGATAAGTTCCCCGGCGGCTTCGAGGTCAACGCCGAGAACGCCCGCCGCTTCAGCGAACTCTGGCAGGCGCCCGTGCCCGCCTCCACCGGGCTCAAGACCGGCCAGATGATTGAAGCCGCCCACGCCGGCCAGCTCGACGCCCTGTACACCATCGGCGGCAATCTGCTGGAGACCATGCAGGACCGTTACTTCGTCATGGAGGCGCTGCGCCGCGTGCGCGTCCGCATCCACCAGGACATTGTGCTCAACACCTACTCCACCTTCGAGGGCGGGGAAGTGCTGGTCGTCCTGCCGGCCCAGACCCGTTACGAGTCCGGTGGAACTTCGACCTCCACCGAGCGCCGCATCCGCTACTCGCCTCCCATTCGCGGGCCCCGCATGGGCGAGGCGCGACCGGAGTGGGAGATTCCGTGCCTCATCGCCCGCCGCCTCATGCCCCAGCGTGCCGCGCAGTTCGCCTACGCCACCGATGCCGACGTCCGTCGCGAGATGGCCGCCGCCATGCCCATCTACGCCGGCATCGAGAAACTCTCGAACGAAGGTGACTGGGTGCAGTGGGGCGGTCCGCAGCTCTTCACCGAGGGCTTCCAGAAGATGCCCGGTGGCCGCGCCCGCTTCGTTCCTGTTTCCATCCCCGAGGTCGGCGTCCCGCCCGGCAAGTTCTACGTCACCACCCGCCGCGGCAGGCAGTTCAACTCCATGACCTTCGGCCCTTCCGACCCGCTCACCGGCGGCCAGCGCGACGACATCTTCATCAACCCGCGCGACGCCGCCCGCCTCGGCATCAACGAGGGCGACATCATCCTGCTGCGTTCCAACACCGGCGAGTTCGCCGGCAACGCCCGCTTCGCCGATATCCGCGAAGGCAACCTCCAGGCCTACTGGCCCGAATGCAACGTGCTCATCGAGCGCCGCTACGACCCCGTCTCCTCCGAGCCGGACTACAACGCCGTCGTGGACGTCATCCCCATTGCGGCTACGAAACCCGCCCAGCGAGCCGGCTAG